The following is a genomic window from Spirochaetota bacterium.
TAATTGATATACACGCCGCCGCCGTTGACCGAAGTACAGTTACTGACGATGATATTCGTGAAGAGCGAACTGACCGCGCTGTAGATATAAAGTCCTGTCCCGTGCTGCGATGTAACCCCGCCATTCGTCCCGCCGTTGCGTATGACGAATCCGTTGAAGGTAAGATTCGCAAGATTAGTGATGAAGACGATACGGCTATCGGGGGCAACCCCTTCGCCGTCAAGCACGGTATATCCGGTCTGCACCGCGAACGCCGCATCATATCCGCCGATAATGCGCAGATCGTTCTTGTTCGTGATGAACAGTGCATTGGTGACGGAAAGTGCGTTCAATTGCCCGATGTTCCGTGTAAGGACCATGTCGCGCACGCGTATTTCGTCGCCGGCGGAGGCCGCATCCACTGCTGCCTGAAGTACGCTGAATGTCCCGCCGACCGTTGCGTTCGACGCGATGATCGGAGGCGGCCCCTGCGGCATAACAATATTATTCGATGCATAGAGCGCATCATTCGTCGTATTCACCGTATTGATATTATTCCACTGCGATATCGTGATGACTCCCGTCGGTTCACCGTAGATATACGACATCGTATTCGTCCAGAACACATTGGAAACGATGGTCTGGTTAGTGACATCCTGCGCATGTTCAAACATCGCATAATGAGCTGGGGNNNNNNNNNNCCCCCCCCCCCCCCATCAATACACAGTTCGAGACAACATAGGCATCGTTTTTCGCCATGACATTCGTGAAGTATAGTGTAGAGTTCGTCGCCCCCGTAATATTGTTCGAGAAAAAACAACTCCGAATGACATTATTCGACCCGCTGTTCACATGGATCGCACCGCCGGCATAGACAGAGCTGTTATTGGAAAACACTGCATTCTCTATGACACTATTCGTAGCAAAATAGAGCAGCACTCCCCCGCCGCCGATGCTGGACATATTCGTATTATCAGAAATAACCCCACGGATCACATTACCCATGCTGCTTCTAATGACCACACCGCCGCCGATACCCCCGATATTATTCGATATCGTCGCATCGATGGTATTATTGGACCCGTAAATCAGATACAGACCGCCGCCGATACATCCTGACGGTGCATAATTATTTATCAGGGCTCCGGTTATACTGCAATTTGTGCTGTACCAGACATGCGCCCCGCCCCCGCCCCCATTCCCGGTATTGCTGAACATCGACCCGGTCACCCTGCTGTTCGAACAAAGATACAGCTCAACCCCGCCGCCGGTGGTGGAGGAAAAATTACTGCCCACGTCTGCGTTCACAATGGACGATCTGTCCCTGTAAAGCGACACCCCGCCGCCGTTATCCCCCGCACTATTTTGCGCGACAGATCCGTTCACCACATTGCTTATGCATGAATCAAGACTGATACCGCCTCCGAAATACGCGTTCGTATTGCGGAAAACATGAACGTCGAGAACGATATTGGTGCAGGCGGACAACGCTATTCCGCCGCCATTGGTCGAACTATTGTTGCTTACGATCACATTGCTGATAAACGATCGCGCAATACCGACAGCATAGACACCCGTACCGTCAAGCTGCGGCACGCCGGCGTTACTCCCCCCGCGCTGTATCACAAAGCCGTCGAATGAAAGGTTGGTGAGATTGGCGATATACACGAGCCGATTCGACACCGATGAAGACCCCATACCATCGAGCACGGTATATCCCGTCTGTACCGCGAACGCCGCATCATACCCGCCGATAATGCGAAGATTATTCTTATTCGTTATGAACACACCGTTGGTAAGCGCAAGGGCATTCAACTGCTCGTCGGTGCGTGTGAGAACCATGTCGCGTACGCGGATTTCATTCCCGTCATTTGCACCATGTACAGCCGACTGCAGATCGGAATACAGCACCCCACTGTTCGTATTCGAGGCGATGATCGTTCTCGGCATGACGATATTGAACGCTGCATTCGTCGCATCATGCTTGAAATATTTTCCGATATTCAGCTGGCTTACCTGGTCGTTCGATATTATCGGACCGCCATAATCCACATACAGGTATTTCAGCGTATTCGTATAAAAGCAGTTCGAAACGATAACATGATTTGTCATTTCCGCCGTCTGTTCGAACATCGGTATGGCGTTATTCCCGCCGCCGTAGAACACGCAGTTCGATATTGTCACCGGATAGCGCACCGCAGCGACATTTGAGAAATGCATGATCGCGTTCGTCCATGTCGCGGTGTTATTCGAGAAATAGCAGCTCGTGAAATTATTGTTGGATCCGCTGAAAACGAAAACGCCGCCACCCGTGACCGCTTTATTACTGTACAGGGAGCTGC
Proteins encoded in this region:
- a CDS encoding right-handed parallel beta-helix repeat-containing protein gives rise to the protein GSNSWFTNCWFSNNTASFTNATLHFSNVAAVMYPAIISNCVFYGSGVAQNAIPIFEHAAEMTNHVIVSNCFYTNTLKYLYVETSPVLRIISNDQVSQLNIGKYFKHDATNARWNIVMPQMMIASNTNTGALYFDLQSAVNGANDGNEIRVRDMVLTRGDEQLNALALTNGVFITNKNNLRIIGGYDAAFASVTGHSVLDGGGAALSNRLLYIANLTNLAMSNFVIQRGGSNAGTPSIDGSGVLVSNIGFSLLSNIIVSNCVSRDGGGINVVLCSNSVLSADVVRCTASNNGGGVQLFRSRDTICSGTLGNNNALTYGGGLLLYYCSNITVNAAIASNNGQYGGGVTLLWVTNSTMNSTIASNYASGNGGGYYIYDGSGNTVNGLVTNNSAVVIGGGVSVEYTSNNIVNADVVYNKCAFGGGISVYYANDTTVNSIIADNTATSESGGGIFMTCDLRSRIYATLLSNTAVASSGGGIALLSSTNAIVSSSLYSNKAVTGGGVFVFSGSNNNFTSCYFSNNTATWTNAIMHFSNVAAVRYPVTISNCVFYGGGNNAIPMFEQTAEMTNHVIVSNCFYTNTLKYLYVDYGGPIISNDQVSQLNIGKYFKHDATNAAFNIVMPRTIIASNTNSGVLYSDLQSAVHGANDGNEIRVRDMVLTRTDEQLNALALTNGVFITNKNNLRIIGGYDAAFAVQTGYTVLDGMGSSSVSNRLVYIANLTNLSFDGFVIQRGGSNAGVPQLDGTGVYAVGIARSFISNVIVSNNSSTNGGGIALSACTNIVLDVHVFRNTNAYFGGGISLDSCISNVVNGSVAQNSAGDNGGGVSLYRDRSSIVNADVGSNFSSTTGGGVELYLCSNSRVTGSMFSNTGNGGGGGAHVWYSTNCSITGALINNYAPSGCIGGGLYLIYGSNNTIDATISNNIGGIGGGVVIRSSMGNVIRGVISDNTNMSSIGGGGVLLYFATNSVIENAVFSNNSSVYAGGAIHVNSGSNNVIRSCFFSNNITGATNSTLYFTNVMAKNDAYVVSNCVLMGGGG